DNA sequence from the Anabaena sphaerica FACHB-251 genome:
AATTTAGTCAAAACTACTGCTACTCCTGCCAGTTTGATACATGAATTCATGGAAAATAGTCGTTCTCAGCGACAGGTAATTATTCTGGATGCTTGCTTTAGTGGTGCTTTTGCCGAAGGTATGAAAGCAAAAGATGATGGTAATGTCGATATTAATCAGCAATTGGGAGGAAAAGGTAGGGCGGTTTTGACTTCTTCCTCTTCTAGCCAATATTCCTTTGAACAAGAAGGAGAAGAATTATCAATTTATACTCGTTACCTTGTTGAAGGTATTAAAATAGGAGCGGCGGATACTGATAACGATGGCAATATATCAGTTGATGAATTGCATGAATATGCCTCCAAAAAAGTGCAGGAAGCAGCACCAGCAATGAGTCCAAAGATTTATGCTGTTGAAGAAGGATTCAAAATTAAGGTAGCAAAAGCACCTCTTGGCGATCCAAAATTGAAATATCGTAAGGAAGTAGAAAAATATTTACGTGATGGTAAAATTTCCAGTATTGGTAGTCGAATTTTAAAACGTTATCAAAATCAATTGGGTTTATCAGATGATGAGGTTAAACAAATACAGGATGAAGTTTTAGAGCCTTATCGTATATATCAAGCTAACCTGAAAGAGTACGAAGAAGCTGTTCAAGAGGCTTTGGAGTATGAATCAACTCTTAGCCAATTGACACAAAATGAGTTAAAACACTTTCAGCAACTTTTACAACTCAGAGATGAGGATGTAGAACCAATTAACAAGAAGTTAATATCATTTTCATCACTTATTGATGAGGAAGTTAAGGAAAGTGAAAATAAATTCTCCCAAGAAAAGCAAACATTTTCAATTGTAGAAAATATAACCATTCCCAGTAGTGAAGATGACCTTAGCTCAGAAAAAGAAATAGACTATACTAAACTGCGTGACCTACTCAAAGCAGGTAGCTGGAAAGAGGCAGACTATGAAACCTATATGGTAATGCTCCAGGCTGTAGGTCGCAAGGAAGGTGACTTGAGGAAAGAAGAACGATTAAACTTTCCTAGCACTGACCTATACACAATTGATAGACTGTGGACAAAGTACAGCAACGGAAATTTTGGCTTCAGTGTTCAGAAAAAAATTTTATTGCGTATCGGTGGTAAAAGTGACGGCAATTATCAGAAAGGAGCCTGGGAACAATTTAGTATTGAAGTTAGATGGAAAGTGAATAAGGATTGGATTTTTTACGGTGATCTAAGTTTTGATACTAGTATGCCTGTGGGACATTTACCTAGAAGGGTGTTTTCTGGGACTTCTTACGGAAGATATACAGGACTTTATCTTCTCTCACATAGAGATTTGTAAACTTTAAATCTAAGGATTTACGAAATATGACTGAAAATAGAATCAAAGAAATTATTTTCTTAGTTGAAGAAGAAGATGATGAAGGAGGTTATATTGCTAAAGCTATTAATCAATCAATTTTTACTCAAGCTGATAGTCTTCAAGAACTGCGAGAATTAATTAAAGATGCTGTTCATTGTCATTATCCTGATGAACAAAATCGTCCTCAATATCAATACAATACCTTGTCCATTTTTTGTAGGTTGGGTTAAGCGACAGCGCAACCCGACGCATTTGTTGGGTTTCGTCCCTCAACCCAACCTACAAATCAAGATTTTTTTCAATTTAGACAAGGTATTGCAATATGCTAAGTAAGTCGGTGGGAAAAAACCGAAGTATGTAACAAAAAGTAAATTCACCAAAACCCTCTTCCCCGTTCCCCGTTAAGAGTTCCCTGTTCCCTTGTCATAACGACAATTTTTAACGCCCACTTACTTAAACAACCTTCATGTGTAGAAATTATCATTTCAGAAGAGTTATTAGATCAGATTTTACGAGTGTCTAAACGTTTATATAATAAAGATTGGGGTAGTCAGATTGTTGCTCAAATTTGGCAGCAATTACAAGTTATCTATGTAAATTTTACCGCTGATGAATGGCTAAAGATAGAAGAATCAGGATTAATTCCTCGTGAAGATATTGGCGTTTATTTAACTGCAAGTAAGGGTGAAACTAAATGTTTTGTTTCTGCTAATTATAAACTAATTCGTTGTTTAGTCCAAGAAAAAAAAGAGTTTGAATGTTTAACTCCTCAAGAATTTGTGGATAAGTATTTGGAATAAATTTTTATTTTTCACCAATAAACTCAATAAATTGAAATACAGCATCATATTGATCAGGAATAGCTAAAAACCGCAATAATAACTCCTTATCCAAATCTGGGAAAAACTGACTTCGGTTCACTTCCTCATATTCAAAAACAGCATTTAAACTAAAAATTTGGATTTTATTATTTCTCCAAAACCAAACTTCTGGAACTCGCTTAGGTTTATACAATTCAGTTCTCTTAATTGTGCCACTACTAACTATAATTTCAATCACAATATCAGGAACTTCTTTATTAGTACCAATACAATAAGACTCATCCGGTGTTCCCGAAGCATAACCAGATTCTTCTAAAGTA
Encoded proteins:
- a CDS encoding caspase, EACC1-associated type; its protein translation is MAKIALLIGVSEYQPGLNQLAGSVKDVEAMQRVLQHPEMGGFAESEIIVMQNPQRQHMENAIEKLFDNRKKDDLLLLYFSGHGITDDTGKLYLTNSQTRKYDNGNLVKTTATPASLIHEFMENSRSQRQVIILDACFSGAFAEGMKAKDDGNVDINQQLGGKGRAVLTSSSSSQYSFEQEGEELSIYTRYLVEGIKIGAADTDNDGNISVDELHEYASKKVQEAAPAMSPKIYAVEEGFKIKVAKAPLGDPKLKYRKEVEKYLRDGKISSIGSRILKRYQNQLGLSDDEVKQIQDEVLEPYRIYQANLKEYEEAVQEALEYESTLSQLTQNELKHFQQLLQLRDEDVEPINKKLISFSSLIDEEVKESENKFSQEKQTFSIVENITIPSSEDDLSSEKEIDYTKLRDLLKAGSWKEADYETYMVMLQAVGRKEGDLRKEERLNFPSTDLYTIDRLWTKYSNGNFGFSVQKKILLRIGGKSDGNYQKGAWEQFSIEVRWKVNKDWIFYGDLSFDTSMPVGHLPRRVFSGTSYGRYTGLYLLSHRDL
- a CDS encoding 2-oxoisovalerate dehydrogenase E1 subunit beta, which encodes MTENRIKEIIFLVEEEDDEGGYIAKAINQSIFTQADSLQELRELIKDAVHCHYPDEQNRPQYQYNTLSIFCRLG
- a CDS encoding Uma2 family endonuclease, yielding MAVFSMTVPLLEQEEEKLVTVPGVSWQQFKTIEVQLEENHAVKLAYLAGVLEIMSPIGDKHEYVKKTLSYLLEAYMRHKGIRFYGRGGFTLEESGYASGTPDESYCIGTNKEVPDIVIEIIVSSGTIKRTELYKPKRVPEVWFWRNNKIQIFSLNAVFEYEEVNRSQFFPDLDKELLLRFLAIPDQYDAVFQFIEFIGEK